The Armatimonadota bacterium DNA segment CGGCAAGGTCAGCCTTTCCGTTTGCATCTGCACCCCCTCATACAGCACGATATCGATATCAATCGTGCGCGGATTGCCATAGTACGTACGCACCCGTCCACCTGCCTGCTCCGTTGCCATCACATATTCTAACAGAGCCAGAGGCTCCAGCGTGGTGAACACCTGCACTGCCGTATTCAGGTAGAAGGGCTGTGGGGTGTCATATCCCACCGGCTCGGTTTCGTACACGCTAGCACAGCGTATCACCTGCACCTGCGGCGTATGCAGGCGACGAATCGCCTCGCGCAGGTTGCTCAGGCGATTGCCCTGATTCGAGCCAAGACTCAGCCAGGCATTCGCGCTCATCGTACCTTTGATGGTATCAAAAACCGGAGAACGGTGGCACTCTCTTGCGCAAAAGGCTGAACAGGGAAGCAAGCATGTTTGCGCGCTCCATCTGCTCCTGGTGTTCTATCTGGTACTGCGCCACCGCAAGGCGATGCTTTTCCAGTTCGGAAGGGCTTTGTTGTGCGCGCAAAGCCTCATGCATCTTGTGCAGCTCGCTGTCCTCTACCCAGATACCATGACACTGGCCACAGCGGTCCAGTTCCACTGGAGAGTCGTAAAGGTAGCGGTATGGCTGCAGCAATACCGCACATCGGGGGCAGCGTCGGTTGACGGTTTCTTCAGGGGTATACTGCACGTCGGGCAGGGCGCGATCGTCCAGACTCAACAGGATGAGCGGGTCTATCTCCATCAGCAACCGCAACTCGCTTTCGTCGAACCAGACGCCTGCGCACGCCGGACAGATGTCCACAGTGACCCCATAGTAACGCTGCGCCTGCATCTCGATACGGCAATCGGGGCACAGTAGCACGCTCATGGCAAGCCTCCGCACGAAGTGTACGCCATCTATTGTACCTCACTACTCGCGCTGGCAAAACCAGCTGTATCGGCTCGATTCGGCGTCCGAGATGGGTATTTTCCAGCAAAACACCTCGTCAGGCACGCTCTGGGGACAGTTCCACAGCACGGGCGGTTTCGCAGCTTTGAGCCACTTCGCATGACCGTCGAAGAACAGAAATGTCGCGCCGCCGTTGTGCACCACAGATGGGCAGTCTGCGTTGACGGGATGATACGCACCATCGTTCAGCGTGATTTGCTCGTCGATCAGCAGGGCGAGCCGGGCGGGGCGTTCTACCGCCGTTTCCGGGATGAAGGCGAGACCGGCGTTCATCGAATAGCTCAGCAGTTTCTCCTCGCGCGGGTCGGATGGGCAAACATACAGCCCGGCGTTTTTCACGTAGGGGTACAAAACGCCGCTCACCGGTCCCTTCGCCGCGAGCCACTCGGGATTGACCGGTGCGGTGGTCTCCTCTCCTACCGGAACCGCATAGATACAGGGTACCCACTGCGCCCCGGAGTTCCAGGGAAAGTCGCGCATCCATGCGGGCCACTCGTTGCCCACCCAGCCGCCCATACAGTTGCCGTCGCCGTTGCCAGCGTTGCGCCCGTCGTAGTCCGTGCGGTACATCACGAACGCCAGCCCCAGCTGGCGCAGATGCGCCAGGCAGGTGGTTTGTCGTGCCTTCTCGCGAGCCTGTGCGAACACGGGAAACAGGATGGCTGCGAGGATAGCGATAATGGCAATCACGACAAGCAGCTCGATCAAGGTGAAAGCGCCAGAGCGAGACATGATAGAATACCTCCCTTCTGGGCAATGCTACCCTATTATAGCAAAGTATCGCGAAGGAGTCAGCAAGACAAGTAGGGAAGAGCAAGGGTTGAGAAGAAAACCTCCATCCGACCGTTTACCGTGTCCTTGCGAGGCATGGGGTGCCGAAGCCATTCCCACATTGCTGGGAGAGATTGCTTCGCGGCTACGCCGCTCGCAAGGACACAAAGTCAACGCTCACGACGGAACATATCCCTCTGCGTTTGTCTCCCGCAGGGATACGCTCCGTCGCATGCACCGATCAGTCCGCCGTTATCGTCCGTAGCCGGGCGGAGGCGGTGACGCCATTGGCATCTGGGACTGACCTGGCGGGGGTGGTGCCAGATTGATGCCGGGTGGTGGCGTACCCGAGATGCGCTTTGGTCCCGAAAACCAGTGGCGCACGTAGAAGAAGCCCGCAACTACCAGAGCGATGACGATCACCGCTATCGCCAAGCCAGGCGGAATCTCGCGTTTCATCAGCGCACCTCCAGAAAGCCCTCCGGTGTAGAACCGGAGGGCGAGTTTGGGGACTACGGATTCAACACAGGGTCTGCCTCGCGGTCTGCCTGCACCGTCCACTCATGGGGGTAGGTGTGCCCCCACTTGCGGGGGGAGACGTGACCGTCCGTCCAGATGATGTTCTGCATACTGTTGAAGAAGCCCTGCACGTTGGGGTCTCGCGAACTCCAGTCGGTACCGGTGCAGGTCCAGGTGTTCCAGCCCAGGCGCAGCGGGTAGTCGAGATGCCCATCCTGCCAGGAGTCGGGGCAGTGTCCGTTGACGACGTAGATGGTCCCGGCTGGCTCCTGCAACGCCGCCTGGCTCAGGAAGCGGTCCCAGACGATGCCGTAGTGAGCACCTGGGTTGTTGTCTTTCCACGGAGTATAATTCCACGTGCCTACCCCGTTCAGCATGTAGGAGAAGTACAGGGTGTTGCCGTCAGGGCTGAGGTTGATGTTCAGTGCTTTGCAGACCCAAGACTGATTGGCGTCGTATGCCGCCTCCAGCTGAGGCGAGAGGAACACGCGCGTGTTCTTCACGTACGGCTGCAACAGGGCGGGCCAGTATACCCAGGGACCCGGCGAACAGCGAGGATCGCCATCGTACGGAAGCCCAAAACCCAACAGCTTCTCATCGTAGTCCTGCGAGTACATCATTAGCGCCAGCCCCTGCTGCTTCATGTTGCTGATGTCTGACGCCTGACGCGCTTTGGTGCGCGCTTGCGAGAACACAGGGAACAGGATCGCTGCCAGTATCGCGATAATCGCGATAACCACTAACAGCTCGATCAGCGTAAAAGCGTTTCGTTTCATTTTTGGGAGACCTCCTTTTTGTTGATTGTTAGTCGTTGGCAGTCGCAGGCTCAGCCTGCGCAAGACGGAAACAGCCTGGGCTTTGCAACGGCAAGCAAGAAAGTTCCCTACGGTCTGCTCTCACCCCCTTTGCGTGGACGCCCTTACCACCAGTGTGGGCTGCAGCAAAGCGCTTTGCCGTTCGGTGTGAGGTTCAGCAATGCGCTTTTGCAGAAACTGCACCGCTATCTGACACATCTCCTCCAGCGGCTGGCGAATAGTGGTGATGGGCACGTCCAGATATTCCGTGTCCTCGATGCCGTCACAACCCACAAGAGCCACCTCATCGGGTATGTGCACCCCCAGTAAACGCAAGCCGTGATACGCGCCGATAGCCATCTCGTCGTTGTGGCAGAAGATGCCGTCGGGCAAACCACACTCCTGCACATAGCGGCGTACAGCCATGCTGGACGCCGCCCGCGACTGGTCGGTGGCGACGATGTACTCCGCGCTCATCCCTGCTTC contains these protein-coding regions:
- the folK gene encoding 2-amino-4-hydroxy-6-hydroxymethyldihydropteridine diphosphokinase yields the protein MSANAWLSLGSNQGNRLSNLREAIRRLHTPQVQVIRCASVYETEPVGYDTPQPFYLNTAVQVFTTLEPLALLEYVMATEQAGGRVRTYYGNPRTIDIDIVLYEGVQMQTERLTLPHPRMHERAFVLIPLLEIAPELTLPDGTPIRRLLEQPEVRAQKVWKIHDADLSL